The sequence TGGAATCAACGAAGATCACGGCCCCTCTCAATATCAGCAAGCATCTTGTCGATGTCGCCCGTTGGGTGATCACATGCGAGTGCTTGATCGAGCGCGCGAAGTCGGCTTGCGGGTGTCGGCCCCGAGCTGGAATCGCGTTCGCGGCGCAATGCGCGCCGCGCCCATTCGCTCAGTGTCAGGTCCGCCCGTGTGGCCGCCTGGCGCAGCGACGCCAACTCCTCTTCCGACATCACGACCTGCAGCCGGGTACTCATAAGTATGAGCATACTCCTATTTTCTCTGCTGTAGAGGCGTCAGATGTCGGAAGTGCCGCGCCGGCTGGCGCGTAGGCGATAATCCCCGCATGTCCGATCGGGTGCGGGTGTTCGCGCCGGCGACGGCGTCGAACCTGGGGCCGGGCTTCGACGTGCTGGGGCTGGCCCTCGAGCGGCCGGGTGACCTGGTCGACGCGGAGCCGCGCGATCAGCCGGGGGTCGAGATCGTCGAGGTGACCGGCGCTGACTCGCTAAGCACGGATCCCGGCGAGAACGTGGTCGGGATCGCGGCGCAGGCGG comes from Acidobacteriota bacterium and encodes:
- a CDS encoding antitoxin, whose product is MSTRLQVVMSEEELASLRQAATRADLTLSEWARRALRRERDSSSGPTPASRLRALDQALACDHPTGDIDKMLADIERGRDLR